Proteins co-encoded in one Phoenix dactylifera cultivar Barhee BC4 unplaced genomic scaffold, palm_55x_up_171113_PBpolish2nd_filt_p 000928F, whole genome shotgun sequence genomic window:
- the LOC120107620 gene encoding glycine--tRNA ligase, mitochondrial 1-like, with product MSVISPCQGLFRDGDFTLAEIEHFVDHEDKSHPKFVDVAGLEFLMFPREEQLAGKSVKSMILGKAVSEATINNETLGYFIGRVYLFLTRLGIDKGRLRFRQRLPNEMAQYAADCWDAEIECSYGWIECVGIADRSAYDLLAHLEKSRVSEPREVEKLVITPSEEELGLAFKGNERMVVEALEAMSEKEALEMKEALDDKGEVDFQVCTLGKSVRIKKNMVSISMERKEEHQMDFYNLSVITPSFVIGRIIYCLFEHSFYTRPSKSGDVQWNVFRFPPLVAPIKCTVFPLIKSQQFVEVANLIAKSLKVANISHELDVIGKSIGKRYAKSDELGVPYAITVDSTASVTMRQRDSKEQIRVSIEEVVSVVKKVTVGQSTWADVLCRYPTHVATHADEL from the exons ATGAGCGTT ATTTCACCTTGCCAAGGTCTTTTCAGAGACGGCGATTTCACACTAGCTGAGATAGAGCACTTTGTTGATCATGAGGACAAATCCCACCCAAAGTTTGTTGATGTTGCCGGCCTGGAGTTTTTGATGTTCCCTAGGGAGGAGCAACTAGCAGGGAAATCAGTCAAGTCAATGATCCTTGGTAAAGCTGTTTCAGAG GCAACAATCAACAATGAGACACTTGGTTACTTCATAGGACGCGTGTATCTTTTCTTGACTCGTCTGGGAATTGACAAAGGTAGATTGCGCTTCAGGCAGCGTCTGCCAAATGAGATGGCTCAGTATGCTGCAGACTGTTGGGATGCGGAAATAGAATGCTCCTATGGTTGGATTGAATGTGTTGGGATTGCTGATAGGTCTGCTTATGATTTACTAGCTCATTTG GAGAAAAGTCGTGTCTCAGAACCTAGAGAGGTGGAG aAGCTGGTTATTACCCCATCAGAAGAGGAACTAGGTCTTGCATTTAAGGGTAACGAAAGAATGGTGGTTGAAGCATTGGAG GCCATGAGCGAAAAAGAAGCACTGGAAATGAAAGAAGCTCTGGATGATAAAGGAGAGGTGGACTTCCAAGTTTGTACACTTGGAAAATCTGTAAGGATCAAGAAAAACATGGTATCTATCAGTATGGAAAGAAAGGAGGAACATCAGATGGATTTTTATAACCTTTCAGTCATCACGCCATCTTTTGTTATTGGACGAATAATCTACTGTCTCTTTGAGCATTCTTTCTACACAAGACCAAGCAAATCAGGGGATGTACAGTGGAATGTGTTCCGCTTCCCTCCTCTAGTGGCTCCAATTAAGTGCACGGTTTTCCCATTAATCAAGTCTCAACAGTTTGTTGAAGTGGCCAACCTCATAGCTAAATCACTAAAGGTGGCTAATATCTCACATGAATTAGATGTTATAG GCAAGTCTATAGGGAAACGTTATGCCAAATCGGATGAGCTTGGTGTCCCCTACGCCATAACTGTCGATTCGACTGCTAGTGTGACCATGCGTCAGAGGGACAGCAAGGAGCAGATCCGTGTAAGCATTGAGGAGGTGGTCTCAGTTGTGAAAAAAGTCACGGTTGGGCAAAGCACATGGGCTGATGTGCTCTGTAGATACCCAACCCACGTTGCTACACATGCTGATGAGTTGTGA
- the LOC103699434 gene encoding E3 ubiquitin-protein ligase At3g02290-like, whose translation MGAFCCCPCSEDFEEYAHPSNPMYRHCKCLRYFFHQLFGGYSAMFRRLEVQTVAFPVRAVTPLTSTGIGTTSADSSLSETYHLVPQPPPYDTDPRLSHSQCDGFVLRRDKSTSHLQEESQTRRRKGSSSAVEHLGSIKKRNSVEKEEEKPSHSKSEKNLYAKAYSTGYVIANSEDEDVCPTCLDEYTPENPKIVTNCSHHFYLSCIYEWMERSDSCPICGKV comes from the exons ATGGGAGCATTTTGCTGTTGTCCGTGTTCAGAGGATTTCGAAGAATATGCCCATCCAAGCAATCCCATGTATAGGCACTGCAAATGCTTAAGATACTTCTTTCATCAGCTGTTCGGTGGG TATAGCGCAATGTTTCGAAGATTGGAGGTGCAGACAGTTGCTTTCCCTGTTCGAGCAGTAACTCCATTGACATCAACAGGCATTGGAACCACTTCAGCTGACAGTTCATTGTCTGAGACCTACCACCTTGTCCCTCAGCCTCCACCTTATGATACAGATCCTAGATTATCTCATTCCCAATGTGATGGGTTCGTCTTAAGGAGGGACAAGTCTACGAGCCACTTACAGGAAGAATCACAGACCCGTCGAAGAAAAGGAAGTAGCTCTGCAGTGGAACATTTAGGTTCCATTAAAAAACGGAACAGtgtagaaaaagaggaagaaaaacctAGCCATTCTAAATCAGAGAAAAATCTATATGCAAAAGCTTATAGTACTGGTTATGTGATAGCGAATTCAGAGGATGAAGATGTTTGCCCTACATGTCTTGATG AGTATACTCCTGAAAATCCAAAAATTGTGACAAATTGCTCTCATCATTTTTATCTGAGCTGTATATATGAATGGATGGAAAGAAGTGATAGTTGTCCAATTTGTGGCAAG GTCTGA